A genomic segment from Legionella quinlivanii encodes:
- a CDS encoding polysaccharide biosynthesis protein gives MLKSGLLLKIYKRLPALAFDLISIPLAWYFAYWLRYNMQPFPNTLVSTYSLEALFILMTAQVGCYYYFKVYRGLWNFSSINDLLRIIKAGLSATIIAIPALYLSSLLSHVPRSVLPLYCLNLVTLLGGARLAMRMFRDQQLNKNLPSDMKRVLIVGAGQAGEGLVRDLKRTPNYCPVGFVDDNPAKRGKEIHGIRVLGATRELGDMVINHQIDLIFIAIPSARSATMRRIVEYCEKTSVPFRTLPDISALASGKIEINALREVKLEDLLGRDQVQLEWDRISSYVRNKRIMITGGGGSIGSELCRQILDLNPEKLMIIDSSEFNLYRIEHELSASHPSFHLDLILASVTDAVAIDSYCRQFKPQIVFHAAAYKHVPMLEEQIRAAIQNNVLGTRIVAEASVAAGAEKFILISSDKAVNPSNIMGMTKRIAEIYCQNLNERVQTQFITVRFGNVLGSAGSVVPLFQKQIQAGGPITVTHPDIQRYFMTIPESCQLILQAMVNGQGGEIFVLDMGEPIKISYLAEQMIRLAGKEPGRDIEIKYSGLRPGEKLFEELFHESEELAHTEHEKLFKAKFRKLDWQELTQAMRLLNGACDENNIDELKILVKSLVPEFKSEPGLQKVTIS, from the coding sequence ATGTTGAAAAGTGGACTCTTACTTAAAATATACAAGCGTTTGCCCGCTCTGGCTTTTGATTTAATTTCAATCCCGCTTGCCTGGTATTTCGCCTACTGGTTGCGTTATAACATGCAGCCTTTTCCAAACACACTGGTGAGTACTTACTCGCTGGAGGCGCTCTTTATTCTCATGACTGCTCAGGTTGGGTGCTATTATTATTTCAAAGTATATCGAGGATTATGGAACTTCTCTTCTATAAATGATCTTTTGCGGATTATCAAAGCAGGACTCAGCGCCACGATAATTGCTATCCCCGCTTTGTATCTAAGCTCTTTATTATCCCATGTTCCTCGCTCGGTACTGCCGTTATACTGTCTCAACCTGGTGACCTTACTGGGCGGTGCCCGGCTGGCGATGCGAATGTTTCGTGATCAGCAGTTGAATAAAAATCTCCCGAGCGATATGAAAAGAGTACTCATCGTCGGTGCCGGTCAGGCCGGAGAAGGCTTGGTCAGAGATTTAAAGCGCACACCGAATTATTGCCCTGTAGGTTTTGTAGATGATAATCCGGCCAAGCGCGGCAAAGAGATTCATGGTATTCGTGTTTTGGGAGCAACCCGCGAGCTGGGGGATATGGTTATCAATCATCAGATTGATTTAATTTTTATAGCGATTCCGTCCGCACGTTCCGCAACCATGCGCCGCATTGTAGAATATTGTGAAAAAACCAGCGTTCCATTCAGAACGCTTCCAGATATCAGCGCTTTAGCCTCAGGGAAAATCGAGATCAATGCCTTGCGTGAGGTCAAGCTTGAGGACTTGCTAGGCCGCGATCAGGTTCAGCTGGAATGGGATCGCATTAGCTCCTATGTACGGAACAAGCGGATTATGATCACCGGCGGCGGGGGAAGTATTGGTTCCGAGTTATGCCGGCAAATACTGGATCTGAACCCTGAAAAATTAATGATCATCGATAGTTCCGAGTTTAATCTGTATCGAATTGAACATGAGTTAAGCGCCTCGCATCCCTCTTTTCACCTGGATTTAATCCTGGCTTCGGTAACGGATGCTGTTGCTATTGACAGTTACTGCAGGCAGTTTAAGCCGCAAATTGTGTTTCATGCAGCCGCTTACAAACATGTTCCTATGCTTGAGGAGCAAATTCGTGCTGCGATTCAAAATAATGTATTGGGTACTCGCATCGTTGCAGAAGCCAGTGTTGCCGCTGGCGCTGAGAAATTCATTCTGATTTCCAGCGATAAAGCAGTTAATCCCTCCAATATTATGGGCATGACCAAGCGGATTGCCGAGATATATTGTCAGAATTTAAACGAACGAGTGCAGACTCAATTCATTACGGTGCGATTTGGCAATGTATTGGGATCGGCAGGCAGTGTGGTACCCTTATTCCAGAAACAAATACAGGCTGGCGGCCCGATTACAGTAACACATCCGGATATTCAGCGTTATTTTATGACTATACCCGAATCTTGCCAGCTCATTCTGCAGGCGATGGTGAATGGTCAGGGCGGAGAGATATTTGTTCTGGATATGGGCGAACCTATAAAAATATCCTATTTGGCGGAGCAAATGATTCGCCTGGCCGGTAAAGAGCCGGGACGTGACATAGAAATCAAATATAGCGGATTGCGTCCTGGTGAAAAGCTCTTTGAAGAGCTTTTCCACGAGTCAGAAGAATTAGCTCATACGGAGCATGAGAAATTATTCAAGGCAAAATTCCGCAAACTGGATTGGCAGGAATTGACCCAGGCGATGCGTTTGTTGAATGGTGCCTGTGATGAGAATAATATTGATGAATTGAAAATATTGGTAAAAAGTTTAGTGCCTGAATTTAAATCAGAGCCTGGGTTGCAGAAAGTTACCATATCATAA
- a CDS encoding decaprenyl-phosphate phosphoribosyltransferase — MTSIKQFIYLLRLSHWSKAAFVLLGVVYSGSLDYLPDALLAALAFCLIASAVYIYNDIQDREKDRLHPQKCRRPLASGEVSLDFAVSMLALLLLSGMLLAWSISTILAVLLAAYLLINLAYNHLLKSVPVLDVACIASGFMLRVLAGTIGIGLPISWWLTITATLVSLLIALCKRRLEKQLGLRYETRLVLKRYTLPALDRLIVVTACSCFVAYLFYTLIAHEESSYFLLTLPFAAIGLWRFARLSMRDGNNDDPVSLFFKDNLSRFNLLCFVGLTLVALMNDL, encoded by the coding sequence ATGACATCAATTAAGCAATTTATTTACCTGCTACGATTATCCCATTGGAGTAAAGCGGCATTTGTTTTACTTGGTGTAGTGTACTCTGGCTCTCTGGATTATTTACCGGATGCCTTATTGGCTGCTCTGGCGTTTTGTCTGATAGCCAGTGCAGTGTATATTTATAATGATATTCAGGATAGAGAAAAAGATCGCCTGCATCCTCAAAAATGCCGACGTCCTTTAGCAAGCGGAGAGGTTTCCCTCGATTTCGCGGTGAGCATGCTTGCATTGTTGTTACTGAGCGGCATGTTACTCGCCTGGTCTATATCGACCATTCTGGCAGTCCTGCTTGCTGCCTATCTGCTTATTAATCTGGCTTATAATCATTTGCTGAAAAGCGTGCCTGTTTTGGATGTGGCTTGTATCGCCAGTGGATTCATGTTGCGAGTATTGGCTGGAACTATAGGGATTGGCTTGCCCATTTCCTGGTGGCTTACTATCACCGCAACGCTGGTTAGCCTTCTCATTGCGCTTTGCAAAAGACGCCTGGAAAAGCAATTGGGTTTAAGATATGAGACTCGGCTGGTTTTAAAGCGTTATACTTTACCGGCGCTGGATCGATTAATTGTAGTGACTGCCTGCAGTTGTTTTGTCGCCTATCTTTTTTATACTTTGATTGCCCATGAGGAGTCATCCTATTTTCTGCTGACCTTACCCTTTGCAGCTATCGGCTTATGGCGTTTTGCCCGTTTATCCATGAGAGATGGCAATAATGATGATCCGGTTTCTTTATTTTTCAAAGATAATCTGTCGCGCTTTAACCTGCTTTGTTTTGTAGGATTAACTTTGGTTGCTCTGATGAATGATCTGTAA
- the truD gene encoding tRNA pseudouridine(13) synthase TruD: MSTLAYAYGQPASRGILKQYPEDFIVNEILGFDLTGEGEHLFLFIEKRTINTEDVAREIARELKLSPRAVSYAGLKDRQALTRQWFSIHLPGKNNLNIELPQGEQWKILNTQRHNKKLKTGALDGNQFQLILRDIHIEDKIEERLAAIAANGVPNYFGEQRFGNNGQNLYKAEQLLFADMKVKNPFLKGMYYSAARAYLFNRILDYRIGKGNWNQAVAGDVMQLAGTHSVFHCDSPDEIIQQRIKAFDISPAGALWGGGNNRVTDSALALQQEALADLLSWCEALEAHKLEIAYRAFILQVKDMRWEWLSEKELFLEFALTSGSYATSVIRELLLTLKE, from the coding sequence ATGTCAACGTTAGCCTACGCTTATGGTCAACCTGCTTCTCGCGGTATTTTAAAGCAATATCCTGAAGATTTTATCGTTAATGAAATCCTGGGTTTTGATTTGACCGGTGAAGGAGAGCATTTGTTTCTATTCATTGAAAAACGAACTATTAATACCGAAGATGTCGCCAGGGAAATTGCCCGTGAACTAAAATTATCACCCAGAGCAGTGTCTTATGCCGGGTTAAAAGATAGACAGGCATTAACCAGGCAGTGGTTCAGCATTCATTTGCCTGGAAAAAATAATTTAAACATTGAACTTCCGCAGGGTGAGCAATGGAAAATTCTAAATACCCAGCGGCATAATAAGAAATTAAAAACAGGCGCATTGGATGGAAATCAGTTTCAGCTCATTCTGCGCGATATTCATATCGAAGATAAGATTGAAGAGCGACTGGCCGCTATCGCAGCAAATGGAGTCCCGAATTATTTTGGTGAGCAGCGATTTGGTAATAACGGGCAAAATCTTTATAAGGCTGAACAGTTGCTGTTTGCAGATATGAAAGTCAAAAACCCGTTTTTGAAAGGCATGTATTATTCTGCCGCACGCGCTTATCTTTTTAACCGCATACTTGATTATCGCATTGGCAAGGGTAATTGGAATCAAGCCGTGGCTGGCGATGTGATGCAATTAGCAGGAACTCATAGTGTTTTTCATTGCGACTCACCAGATGAGATAATCCAGCAGCGTATCAAGGCCTTCGATATTTCACCAGCCGGTGCGCTTTGGGGTGGGGGAAATAACCGTGTTACAGACTCAGCACTGGCTCTGCAGCAAGAAGCCCTGGCAGATCTGCTTTCCTGGTGTGAGGCATTGGAGGCCCACAAACTGGAAATTGCATACCGGGCATTTATCCTCCAGGTCAAAGATATGCGATGGGAGTGGTTAAGCGAGAAGGAGTTATTTTTAGAGTTTGCTCTGACTTCCGGCAGCTATGCCACCAGCGTTATCCGTGAATTATTGTTAACTTTAAAAGAGTGA
- a CDS encoding Nif3-like dinuclear metal center hexameric protein — MIGRKNFVEYVNNLLAIASFNDYTPNGLQVEGRSEIKRICTAVTASEEAIERAVQFGADALIVHHGYFWRGEPAVITGIKYKRIAELIKHQINLLAYHLPLDCHPQLGNNACIANLLQLDEIDQHAASGTPGLLWTGSFSLPKTVEEVTLLLADKLGRKPLLVEGAEHSISRIAWCSGAAQDYIEQADALGVDAYISGEISERTYYQAKELGIHYFSAGHHATERFGIQALGEQLAQHFNLQYQFIDSLNPV, encoded by the coding sequence GTGATAGGACGTAAAAATTTTGTAGAGTATGTAAACAATCTGCTGGCCATTGCATCGTTTAATGATTATACACCCAATGGCCTGCAGGTTGAAGGACGCAGCGAAATAAAACGCATCTGTACTGCAGTTACTGCTTCAGAAGAAGCAATTGAACGAGCCGTACAATTTGGAGCAGATGCCCTTATTGTACACCACGGTTATTTTTGGAGAGGGGAACCTGCGGTTATTACCGGCATCAAATACAAGCGAATTGCAGAGCTCATCAAACACCAGATTAATTTGCTCGCTTATCACCTCCCGCTCGATTGTCATCCGCAGCTGGGTAATAATGCCTGTATCGCCAATTTGCTGCAGTTAGATGAAATTGACCAGCATGCTGCCTCCGGCACACCCGGATTGCTTTGGACAGGCTCTTTTTCATTGCCTAAAACGGTAGAGGAAGTCACTCTCCTGTTAGCTGACAAACTAGGGCGAAAACCTCTTCTGGTGGAGGGAGCCGAACATTCTATCAGCAGGATTGCCTGGTGCAGCGGTGCTGCACAGGATTACATTGAACAAGCCGACGCTCTTGGAGTGGATGCTTATATCAGCGGTGAAATTTCCGAACGAACCTATTATCAGGCCAAAGAGCTTGGCATTCATTATTTCTCTGCCGGGCATCATGCTACTGAACGTTTTGGCATACAGGCTCTTGGCGAACAATTAGCACAGCATTTCAATCTGCAATATCAGTTTATTGACAGTCTTAACCCCGTTTAA
- the murA gene encoding UDP-N-acetylglucosamine 1-carboxyvinyltransferase: MDKLVINGGKPLNGEVIISGAKNSALPILAATLLASDNVTIANVPHLKDVTTMMELLGQLGAQMIVDEKMNVQVDASNVNEFVAPYELVKTMRASILVLGPLLARFGKADVSLPGGCAIGTRPVDLHLKALKSMGAEISVKNGYIKARCKRGRLQGRPLLFDTVTVTGTENVLMAAVLAEGKTVIKNAAREPEVVDLANFLNQMGAKITGAGTSTIEIEGVEALGGGSYSVMPDRIEAGTYLTAGAITRGKVTVRRVKPDNLLSMLCKFEEAGAELSLGEDWITLNMNGLRPQAIDISTAPYPAFPTDMQAQFMALNSVSDGTSSVIETIFENRFMHVQELQRMGAQIRLNGNTALISGVDHLTGAPVMATDLRASASLILAGLTAEGETMVERVYHVDRGYERIEEKLSMLGADIKRVSAR, from the coding sequence ATGGATAAGTTGGTAATCAATGGCGGTAAACCCTTAAACGGTGAAGTCATTATTTCGGGTGCAAAAAATTCCGCTCTGCCCATCCTCGCTGCGACACTGCTTGCAAGCGACAATGTGACGATTGCTAATGTGCCACATTTAAAAGACGTGACCACAATGATGGAGCTGCTGGGGCAGCTCGGCGCACAAATGATCGTGGACGAAAAAATGAATGTTCAGGTCGATGCCAGTAATGTGAACGAGTTCGTCGCTCCCTATGAACTGGTGAAAACAATGCGGGCTTCCATTCTCGTGTTAGGCCCCTTATTGGCCCGTTTCGGAAAAGCTGATGTTTCATTGCCAGGAGGCTGTGCTATTGGCACAAGACCTGTGGATTTGCATTTGAAAGCTTTGAAAAGCATGGGTGCTGAAATTTCAGTAAAAAATGGATATATCAAGGCACGCTGTAAAAGAGGGCGTTTACAGGGAAGACCTTTGTTATTCGATACAGTAACAGTTACTGGTACGGAAAACGTGCTAATGGCTGCTGTGCTTGCTGAAGGGAAAACAGTGATTAAAAATGCTGCGCGCGAGCCTGAAGTAGTTGATCTGGCGAATTTCCTCAATCAAATGGGGGCAAAAATTACTGGCGCAGGCACATCCACAATTGAGATTGAAGGTGTGGAAGCTTTAGGCGGTGGGTCCTACAGCGTAATGCCCGATCGTATCGAAGCCGGAACCTATTTGACGGCCGGAGCAATTACTCGAGGAAAAGTAACCGTTCGCCGCGTCAAACCTGATAATCTGCTTTCAATGCTGTGTAAGTTTGAAGAGGCGGGGGCTGAATTAAGTTTGGGTGAAGACTGGATTACATTAAATATGAATGGCCTGAGACCTCAGGCAATCGATATTTCAACGGCTCCCTATCCTGCATTCCCCACTGATATGCAGGCGCAGTTTATGGCTCTTAACAGTGTATCTGACGGCACGTCGTCAGTCATTGAAACTATTTTTGAAAATCGTTTTATGCACGTTCAGGAATTACAGCGAATGGGGGCGCAGATTCGTTTGAATGGAAATACAGCACTGATCTCTGGCGTCGATCATTTAACCGGCGCTCCGGTGATGGCTACTGACCTTCGCGCTTCCGCCAGCCTCATTCTGGCAGGCTTGACCGCAGAAGGGGAAACAATGGTCGAGCGGGTTTATCATGTGGATCGCGGTTACGAACGCATTGAAGAAAAGTTGTCTATGCTGGGAGCTGATATCAAGAGGGTTTCAGCAAGGTGA
- a CDS encoding BolA family protein: protein MISNEALEQRLRDTSEVEFVKVEGDGYHYNLTIVSEAFVGKSLVARQQWVYAQLKELITSGTLHALSMKTWTKEEWEKKHG, encoded by the coding sequence ATGATTAGTAATGAAGCGCTGGAACAGCGCCTTCGCGATACATCAGAAGTTGAATTTGTTAAGGTAGAAGGTGATGGCTATCATTACAATTTGACTATTGTCTCAGAGGCCTTTGTCGGTAAGTCTCTGGTGGCCAGGCAACAATGGGTCTATGCTCAATTGAAGGAATTGATTACATCTGGCACTCTTCATGCTTTAAGTATGAAGACGTGGACGAAAGAAGAATGGGAGAAAAAGCATGGATAA
- a CDS encoding STAS domain-containing protein codes for MTDFVFEPAERMTFATVDADRKRLSSFYRSAAQQGSITINLEKVQHCDSAGLALLIEAKRLARQFNRTCKITGMSRQLAALAEFCRVSNLLAND; via the coding sequence ATGACTGATTTCGTTTTTGAACCTGCTGAAAGAATGACTTTTGCTACTGTCGATGCTGACAGAAAGCGTCTTAGCAGTTTTTATCGCAGCGCTGCCCAGCAGGGCTCTATTACAATTAATCTTGAAAAAGTACAGCATTGTGATAGTGCCGGGCTGGCCTTGTTAATTGAAGCCAAACGTCTGGCCAGACAATTTAACAGGACTTGCAAAATCACCGGAATGTCCAGGCAATTAGCTGCCTTGGCCGAATTTTGCAGAGTCAGTAATTTATTGGCTAATGATTGA
- a CDS encoding MlaC/ttg2D family ABC transporter substrate-binding protein — MKLIKSIVLLFAFLLPHWLWAQGSPIPMLEGTANQILSTLKEHKGSLKSNRQLIFQAVEQHLLPNVDVSGMSRSVLGRQVWSKASAGERAQFSKAFTQLVIRTYASPLAEYTDETIKFLPIRGSVDGRFVRVNSLIIRSNGNNIPLSYSLVAKNGQWKIYDLSVEGVSLLQSFRSQFAQALQNSNIQDLIKQMNEKSRAS, encoded by the coding sequence ATGAAGCTGATAAAATCAATCGTTTTATTATTTGCTTTTCTATTACCACACTGGCTATGGGCACAGGGCTCACCGATTCCTATGCTGGAAGGTACTGCAAACCAGATCCTTTCTACTTTAAAGGAGCATAAAGGAAGTCTTAAAAGTAACCGTCAGCTTATTTTTCAAGCGGTTGAACAGCATTTACTTCCCAATGTGGATGTAAGCGGCATGTCCCGTTCCGTTCTTGGACGGCAAGTGTGGAGCAAGGCGTCAGCCGGTGAGCGGGCTCAATTTTCAAAAGCATTCACGCAGCTGGTTATAAGAACCTATGCAAGTCCTTTAGCAGAGTATACCGATGAAACAATCAAATTCCTGCCAATAAGAGGCTCCGTAGATGGCCGCTTTGTTCGTGTCAATAGCTTGATTATCCGCTCAAACGGCAATAATATTCCGCTGAGTTACAGTTTGGTGGCAAAAAATGGCCAGTGGAAAATTTATGATCTGAGTGTGGAGGGGGTTAGTCTGCTGCAGAGTTTTCGTTCACAGTTTGCTCAGGCTTTGCAAAACTCAAATATACAAGATCTGATTAAACAGATGAATGAAAAAAGTAGAGCCAGTTAA
- the mlaD gene encoding outer membrane lipid asymmetry maintenance protein MlaD, with amino-acid sequence MNAKQRYVDICVGLFMVAGMLALVVMIMRVSGLTDFAENKGYHVTADFADIGGLKVRAPVTIAGVKVGEVSKIELQPGELNAKVTMLLRGDKQIPYDDASARILTQGLLGSNYISIVPGFDDAEDSKHPYLKEGDVIAKTQEAIILENLIGQLLFNINKK; translated from the coding sequence ATGAATGCAAAGCAGCGATATGTAGATATCTGCGTCGGGTTGTTTATGGTAGCAGGTATGCTGGCTTTGGTTGTTATGATAATGAGAGTTAGCGGTTTGACTGATTTTGCGGAAAATAAAGGATATCATGTAACCGCAGATTTCGCTGACATCGGCGGTTTGAAAGTGCGTGCTCCTGTCACGATTGCTGGTGTGAAGGTTGGTGAAGTGAGTAAAATTGAATTGCAACCCGGCGAATTAAATGCGAAAGTGACGATGCTCCTTCGAGGCGATAAACAAATTCCCTACGATGACGCTTCTGCAAGAATCCTGACGCAAGGATTGCTAGGTTCTAATTACATCAGTATTGTGCCAGGTTTTGATGATGCCGAGGATAGCAAACATCCTTATCTGAAAGAGGGCGATGTAATTGCCAAAACCCAGGAAGCGATAATTTTGGAAAACCTTATTGGCCAGCTGTTATTTAACATTAATAAAAAATAG
- the mlaE gene encoding lipid asymmetry maintenance ABC transporter permease subunit MlaE, with the protein MLDKLAHLGQRGINILGMIGNSGVFLAKVFARNPDFPRLWPALRMQIYNVGVLSFLIIVVSALFIGMVVGLQGYNTLQKFGAGTQLGQLLALSIARELGPVMSALLFAGRAGSALTAEIGLMKATEQLASMDMMGVDPLGRVVYPRFLAGLICLPVLAIIFSATAIYGGYFIGVIWLGIDAGSFWSNMQAAVDFRIDVLSGIIKSIVFAFAVVWIAVFQGFSCTPTAEGISQATTRTVVYASLAVLGLDFLLTAIMIGGW; encoded by the coding sequence ATGCTTGATAAGCTGGCACATTTAGGGCAACGCGGAATTAATATTCTCGGTATGATAGGCAACTCAGGCGTATTTCTTGCAAAGGTTTTTGCTCGAAACCCGGATTTTCCCAGATTGTGGCCCGCCTTAAGGATGCAAATTTATAATGTAGGCGTATTATCCTTTCTGATAATTGTTGTTTCCGCATTGTTTATTGGAATGGTAGTTGGCTTGCAAGGATATAATACTCTGCAGAAATTTGGTGCCGGAACGCAGTTAGGGCAATTGCTGGCCTTAAGCATCGCCCGTGAATTGGGTCCGGTAATGAGTGCACTGCTTTTCGCAGGAAGAGCAGGGTCAGCTCTGACTGCAGAAATTGGCCTGATGAAAGCGACTGAGCAATTAGCCAGTATGGATATGATGGGAGTGGATCCATTGGGACGAGTGGTATATCCTCGCTTCCTGGCGGGTTTAATCTGTTTACCCGTCCTCGCCATAATATTTTCCGCCACAGCGATTTATGGTGGTTATTTTATTGGGGTGATTTGGTTGGGTATTGATGCGGGTAGTTTCTGGTCGAACATGCAGGCTGCTGTTGATTTTAGAATTGACGTACTGAGTGGAATTATAAAAAGTATTGTATTTGCCTTTGCAGTTGTATGGATTGCTGTGTTCCAGGGCTTTAGCTGTACGCCTACTGCTGAAGGGATTAGTCAAGCCACTACAAGAACTGTAGTCTACGCATCGCTGGCAGTACTGGGGCTTGATTTTCTGTTGACCGCGATAATGATTGGAGGTTGGTAA
- a CDS encoding ATP-binding cassette domain-containing protein has translation MQENLVTITNLTFSRGIRQIFNDVNMVVKRGKITAIMGPSGSGKTTLLKLIGAQIFPDQGEIIINGENIHCLPRKVLYQARKKMGLLFQSSALFTHLSVFENVAFPLREHTNLNNAMIRDIVLMKLEAVGLRGAAQMMPAELSGGMARRVALARTIALDPELMMYDEPFTGQDPISMGVLVRLIKQLNELLQTTTIIVSHDVAETCSIADYVYLIAGGRLIGEGTPEELKESQEPQIKQFMHGEADGVVPFHYPARPYTEELLDA, from the coding sequence ATGCAAGAGAATCTGGTGACTATCACCAATTTGACTTTCTCAAGAGGAATACGTCAAATCTTTAATGATGTCAATATGGTGGTCAAACGCGGCAAAATAACAGCAATAATGGGGCCGAGCGGCAGTGGTAAAACCACTTTGTTAAAACTAATCGGCGCTCAGATTTTTCCCGATCAGGGGGAAATTATTATTAATGGTGAAAACATCCACTGTTTGCCACGCAAAGTGCTTTATCAGGCAAGGAAAAAAATGGGTTTACTGTTTCAGTCAAGTGCTTTATTTACCCATTTGTCTGTATTTGAAAATGTGGCGTTCCCCCTGCGCGAACACACTAATTTAAATAATGCCATGATTCGCGATATCGTCCTTATGAAGCTCGAGGCTGTTGGATTAAGAGGGGCAGCCCAGATGATGCCCGCTGAATTATCGGGCGGAATGGCCCGACGCGTTGCACTGGCCCGAACAATTGCGCTGGATCCGGAATTAATGATGTATGATGAGCCTTTTACTGGACAGGATCCAATCTCTATGGGGGTTTTGGTTCGCCTGATCAAACAGTTAAATGAATTGCTGCAAACCACGACAATCATTGTTTCTCACGATGTGGCGGAAACCTGTTCAATCGCCGATTATGTCTATCTGATTGCAGGCGGGCGATTAATCGGAGAGGGAACGCCTGAGGAATTAAAAGAGTCGCAGGAGCCACAGATCAAACAGTTCATGCACGGAGAGGCAGATGGCGTTGTTCCATTCCATTACCCGGCAAGGCCTTATACTGAGGAGCTTTTAGATGCTTGA
- a CDS encoding KpsF/GutQ family sugar-phosphate isomerase, which produces MNFCKLGLAVIETEAQAVLELTQRIDERFDKACRLLLSCQGRVVVTGMGKSGHIAHKIAATLSSTGTPSFFMHPGEASHGDLGMITRQDVVIAISNSGFTNEIVTLLPLLKRLEVPLIALTGNQESALAKAANVNLDISIRQEACPLGLAPTTSTTVSLVMGDALAIALLQARGFNENDFALSHPGGSLGRRLLLKIDELCHRGEQLPLVHESATISEALIEVTAKKLGMTCVVNSQGKLVGVYTDGDIRRTLTQNFDINTTSLSQVMSKNCKTIHSGMLAAEALTLMQKYSITSLVVIDEEQHPTAVIHLHDLLRAGVL; this is translated from the coding sequence ATGAATTTTTGCAAATTAGGCCTGGCAGTCATTGAAACCGAAGCACAAGCTGTACTCGAACTAACTCAGCGGATTGATGAGCGCTTCGACAAAGCATGTCGGCTGCTACTCTCTTGTCAAGGACGAGTAGTAGTTACCGGAATGGGAAAGTCCGGGCATATTGCACATAAAATAGCAGCAACGCTCTCAAGCACCGGAACTCCTTCTTTTTTTATGCATCCGGGTGAAGCCAGTCACGGCGATCTGGGAATGATAACCAGACAAGATGTAGTCATCGCCATATCCAATTCAGGCTTTACCAATGAAATTGTTACTTTACTTCCTCTGCTTAAACGGCTTGAAGTCCCTTTAATTGCTTTGACAGGCAATCAGGAGTCGGCGCTTGCAAAAGCTGCAAATGTCAATCTGGATATCAGTATTCGTCAGGAAGCCTGCCCGCTCGGACTGGCACCGACAACCAGCACCACCGTTTCTCTGGTCATGGGAGACGCTCTGGCAATTGCCCTGTTGCAGGCACGTGGTTTTAATGAGAATGATTTTGCTCTGTCGCATCCCGGGGGCTCATTAGGCAGACGGCTGCTGCTAAAAATTGATGAGTTATGCCATCGCGGTGAGCAGTTGCCTTTGGTTCATGAAAGTGCCACCATCAGTGAAGCATTGATTGAAGTGACCGCTAAAAAACTCGGGATGACTTGCGTAGTCAATTCACAGGGTAAACTGGTTGGCGTATATACCGACGGCGATATTCGCCGGACCCTGACCCAGAATTTCGATATCAATACAACCTCACTGTCACAGGTGATGAGTAAAAACTGTAAAACAATCCACTCGGGAATGCTTGCGGCAGAAGCCTTAACGCTAATGCAAAAATACAGTATTACTTCCCTGGTGGTAATCGATGAAGAACAACACCCCACCGCGGTCATTCATTTGCATGATCTTTTGCGTGCCGGAGTTTTGTAA